In the genome of Paenibacillus pabuli, one region contains:
- a CDS encoding copper amine oxidase N-terminal domain-containing protein, with product MKKAGGRQVKKVMSALAVSAMLMSALPTSVMDAAARISIYINDAELSSAQAPVMKGGRVLVPLRSIFEGLDATVKYTNKTKTITANRGDQEVSLKLGSKTAYINGEAVALDVPANTIKGNTMVPIRFVSEAFGEKVFWNSRNQRVDIKTTSTPPVDETKYAAWNIYGSVSGSNGDGRDLTVSFTRPTSEKAVSAYRIMLVKTRDVNSFNESAAAAVPSSNYTSISPNGTDPRLTLNAQTRDVNGDLLNSNETYRLYVLTVGNSNNSYKNQLAWSTQSIKLNNVKTTVQPVTGLRIADISDYGDGRDLEINFTQPSTTSNITYYRAFVVKAKDASSFNLTTANNVSSSNSTIIYKGNSTAVKTQLSSSTRDTSGELIKNGTSYVVYIVSVSSNAAIADNKLSAVSSSLTLGVNTATAPVITSVKDNSDYGDGRDIQVSFNRSSDESKVASYRIFVVRNSVSSSFNLTTASNLSSSLYYTVNKTGNNITTTLPSSMKDTSGYNVTNLQDYRIYVMAVGNQQNSYTNALSSSSTLLRLTTNSNAGVASNIGVADVSDYGDGRDLRVSFNRASDESNVSAYRVYVVRSGNAGSFTLSAANASNNYYQVNKTGGNQSFTLPSNTVDTNGYTVSNNNNYRVFVLSVSTSGNSSQNALSSYSSQITLTANAAVTAPSNVVATDIGDNGNGSDLRVTFNRSTDETNVSHYRVFVVKSTNTSFNLTSANSVSSANYKYVSKNGNNQTVNFTNEKTVDGSDIVNGVGYRVYVMAVNNNASLANALSSGSGVITLTSNTAVAAVSNVSATAKNQGQAGDASDVSISFDKASSENGISGYKAFIVPESQVSTFDTTSALGINYFVTIPKNTSGNQIRLNTGHRDINNEVLVPGKKYRIFVLSVSDSSSRSSNLSTFSNEFSVLPKPAEPVTVLAATNVTASQNTSVVGAAIDLTFDKPQDLKGVSSYAIYVVKSTPNTKFDLAAANAKTPTASLDASDASSIRIDSSKKDSDGVNIALGETYNVYILSVANQKDATINALSSASNSVTLKALDTAPVQTTEPTTVVTPESI from the coding sequence ATGAAGAAAGCAGGAGGACGTCAAGTGAAAAAGGTGATGTCAGCACTGGCCGTATCAGCCATGTTGATGTCTGCACTTCCAACGTCAGTTATGGATGCAGCTGCAAGAATCAGCATTTATATTAACGATGCGGAGCTCTCGTCCGCACAGGCACCTGTCATGAAAGGTGGACGTGTACTGGTTCCATTGCGCTCCATTTTTGAAGGATTAGATGCGACAGTAAAGTACACCAATAAAACTAAAACGATCACGGCGAACCGGGGAGATCAGGAAGTATCACTGAAACTGGGTTCCAAAACGGCTTACATTAACGGAGAAGCGGTAGCGCTGGATGTACCTGCAAATACCATCAAGGGAAACACAATGGTTCCGATTCGTTTTGTCAGTGAAGCTTTTGGGGAGAAAGTATTCTGGAATTCCCGTAATCAGCGGGTAGATATCAAAACAACGTCCACTCCTCCTGTGGATGAGACGAAATATGCAGCATGGAACATTTATGGTTCTGTATCCGGGAGTAATGGGGATGGCCGTGACCTGACTGTAAGCTTCACACGTCCGACATCTGAAAAGGCTGTATCCGCATATCGGATTATGCTGGTAAAAACGCGTGATGTGAACAGTTTCAATGAGTCTGCGGCAGCGGCAGTACCATCTAGTAATTACACTTCCATTTCTCCAAATGGCACCGATCCAAGATTGACATTGAATGCCCAGACACGTGACGTGAACGGGGATCTGTTGAATTCCAATGAAACCTATCGATTGTATGTACTTACGGTGGGGAACAGCAACAACAGCTACAAAAATCAGCTTGCCTGGTCTACCCAGTCCATAAAACTAAACAATGTGAAAACGACGGTGCAGCCTGTCACAGGCCTGCGGATCGCAGATATCAGCGACTACGGAGATGGACGTGATCTGGAAATTAACTTCACACAGCCGAGCACCACATCGAATATTACGTATTACCGTGCTTTTGTAGTTAAGGCGAAAGATGCTTCTTCATTCAATCTGACTACGGCCAATAATGTGTCCAGTTCCAATTCAACCATTATCTACAAAGGCAACAGCACAGCGGTTAAAACCCAGCTCAGTTCCTCGACCCGTGATACATCCGGGGAATTGATCAAAAACGGCACATCCTATGTCGTCTACATTGTATCCGTGAGTTCCAATGCGGCAATAGCAGACAATAAACTTTCCGCTGTATCCTCTTCACTCACGCTTGGCGTAAACACAGCAACGGCACCAGTTATCACATCAGTGAAAGATAATTCGGATTATGGAGACGGCCGTGACATTCAGGTGAGCTTCAACCGTTCATCCGATGAATCCAAAGTGGCTAGTTATCGAATTTTCGTGGTGCGGAACTCGGTATCCAGCAGCTTTAATCTGACTACGGCGAGCAATCTGTCTTCCAGCTTGTACTATACTGTGAACAAAACAGGCAACAACATTACAACCACGCTGCCATCATCTATGAAGGACACAAGCGGGTATAACGTAACGAATCTGCAAGACTACCGGATCTACGTTATGGCAGTGGGTAACCAGCAGAATAGTTATACCAATGCGCTGTCTTCCTCGTCGACGCTGTTGAGACTGACAACAAATAGCAATGCCGGAGTTGCAAGCAACATCGGGGTGGCTGATGTGAGTGATTACGGCGATGGTCGTGATCTCCGGGTTTCGTTTAATAGAGCATCGGATGAATCTAACGTTTCTGCGTATCGGGTATATGTGGTTCGTTCCGGCAATGCAGGCAGCTTCACACTGAGCGCGGCTAACGCATCGAACAATTATTATCAGGTGAACAAGACGGGTGGAAATCAGTCATTTACTCTTCCGAGCAATACGGTGGATACTAACGGTTACACAGTTTCCAATAACAATAACTATCGCGTGTTTGTCCTGTCGGTAAGCACAAGCGGGAACTCCAGCCAGAACGCGTTGTCCTCGTATTCTTCACAAATTACGCTGACAGCCAATGCAGCTGTGACTGCACCGAGCAATGTGGTGGCAACGGATATTGGGGATAACGGCAATGGTAGTGATCTGCGTGTGACATTCAATCGTTCGACAGATGAGACGAATGTGAGTCACTATCGGGTGTTTGTGGTGAAATCGACAAATACGAGCTTTAATCTGACATCTGCGAACTCAGTTAGCAGTGCGAATTATAAGTATGTAAGCAAAAATGGAAACAACCAGACTGTTAATTTTACAAATGAGAAAACCGTGGACGGCAGTGATATTGTGAATGGTGTGGGCTATCGTGTGTATGTCATGGCAGTGAATAACAACGCTTCTCTTGCCAATGCATTGTCTTCAGGCTCGGGAGTAATCACATTGACTTCCAATACGGCTGTAGCCGCAGTGAGTAATGTAAGTGCAACTGCGAAAAACCAAGGACAAGCGGGAGATGCTTCGGATGTATCTATAAGCTTCGACAAGGCATCTAGTGAAAATGGGATTTCGGGTTACAAAGCTTTTATTGTTCCAGAAAGCCAAGTGAGCACTTTCGATACGACTTCTGCTCTGGGAATTAATTACTTTGTTACAATTCCAAAAAATACTTCGGGTAATCAAATCAGATTGAATACTGGTCATCGAGATATCAATAATGAAGTACTTGTTCCGGGGAAGAAATACAGAATATTTGTGTTATCCGTTTCCGACAGCAGTTCGCGTTCCTCAAATCTATCGACCTTTTCTAATGAGTTTAGTGTACTCCCTAAACCAGCGGAACCTGTTACAGTTTTGGCAGCAACAAATGTGACTGCATCACAGAATACCTCAGTTGTTGGGGCTGCAATTGATTTGACTTTCGATAAACCTCAAGATTTGAAGGGTGTTTCAAGCTACGCAATATATGTAGTGAAATCAACACCTAATACAAAATTTGATCTTGCCGCTGCAAACGCAAAAACACCAACTGCATCTTTGGATGCATCAGATGCATCATCAATAAGGATTGATTCTTCTAAAAAGGACAGTGATGGAGTAAATATTGCACTGGGTGAAACGTATAACGTGTATATTCTTTCTGTAGCTAACCAGAAGGATGCTACAATTAATGCTCTATCTAGTGCCTCAAATTCTGTAACACTTAAAGCACTAGATACTGCACCTGTTCAGACTACAGAACCAACTACAGTAGTAACGCCAGAATCAATCTAA
- a CDS encoding hemolysin family protein translates to MDGIIALNLFLVAVFIGLTAFFVGAEFAILKVRMSRIDQLILEGNKKAVLAKKVAHNLDYYLSACQLGITITALVLGALGEPTVEKMLHPLFERLEVPAALSTVLSYGIALAIITFLHVVIGELAPKTLAIQFAEKMTLLLAPPLYWFGKIMNPFIYALNGAARLLLGIFGIKPAGHDTVHSEEELKLIMAQSYESGEINQTELDYLKNIFAFDERLLQEIMIRKEKIVTLDKEMPLDRMIEVFKQHGYTRFPVIEKGNQDHFVGFIHTKEMLTGVAAGRAFNMDTFVHDMLKFSELSPIKDVLVQMQQSRSHIAAVHNAEGATVGLVTMEDILEEIVGDIKDEYDGKDLVQPPKRLKLT, encoded by the coding sequence TTGGACGGAATAATAGCCTTAAACTTATTTTTAGTAGCCGTATTTATAGGGCTGACCGCCTTTTTCGTTGGAGCGGAATTTGCAATTCTGAAAGTACGGATGTCCCGAATAGACCAGTTGATCCTGGAAGGAAACAAAAAAGCGGTATTAGCCAAAAAAGTGGCTCACAATCTGGATTATTATCTATCTGCGTGTCAATTGGGTATCACGATCACGGCCTTGGTATTGGGTGCGTTGGGTGAACCCACTGTTGAGAAAATGCTGCATCCGCTGTTTGAGCGACTTGAGGTGCCAGCCGCTTTATCCACGGTATTGTCGTACGGTATTGCGTTGGCAATCATCACGTTCCTGCATGTGGTTATCGGTGAATTGGCACCCAAAACACTGGCGATCCAGTTTGCAGAGAAGATGACGCTATTGCTTGCACCACCGCTGTACTGGTTTGGTAAGATCATGAATCCGTTCATCTACGCCCTAAATGGGGCTGCACGTCTATTGCTTGGCATCTTTGGTATAAAACCGGCTGGTCACGATACGGTCCACTCCGAAGAGGAACTGAAGCTGATTATGGCGCAGAGTTATGAGAGTGGAGAAATTAATCAGACAGAGCTCGACTACCTGAAGAACATTTTTGCTTTTGATGAGCGTTTGCTTCAGGAGATTATGATCCGTAAAGAAAAAATTGTTACGCTGGACAAAGAAATGCCCTTAGATCGTATGATCGAGGTTTTTAAGCAGCATGGATACACACGTTTCCCTGTAATCGAAAAGGGAAATCAGGATCATTTCGTTGGATTTATTCATACAAAGGAAATGCTCACGGGTGTTGCTGCAGGCCGGGCGTTCAACATGGATACATTTGTACATGACATGTTGAAATTTTCGGAGTTATCACCGATTAAGGATGTTCTGGTCCAGATGCAGCAAAGTCGTTCCCATATCGCTGCAGTTCATAATGCGGAGGGGGCAACGGTTGGTCTGGTTACAATGGAGGATATCCTAGAAGAAATTGTTGGAGATATCAAGGATGAATATGATGGCAAAGATCTGGTACAACCGCCTAAGCGATTAAAATTGACCTAA
- a CDS encoding transposase, with protein sequence MTIKGQKFKTYSEKLKKEAIRLHTVEGWTYRKINEHLGIHDPGRMKRWMRKHREQGEFGLLDQRGRRKEYMDQDRYVQNLKRENELLKKCLVTWKEEANKKDFRSWKK encoded by the coding sequence ATGACGATTAAAGGACAAAAGTTTAAAACGTATTCAGAGAAGTTAAAAAAAGAGGCTATTCGTTTGCATACGGTTGAGGGGTGGACTTACCGAAAGATAAATGAACATTTGGGAATTCATGACCCGGGACGAATGAAGCGCTGGATGCGAAAACACCGGGAACAAGGCGAGTTTGGACTGTTGGATCAACGAGGTCGCCGAAAAGAATACATGGATCAAGACCGCTATGTGCAAAACCTGAAACGGGAGAATGAGTTGCTAAAAAAGTGCTTGGTAACCTGGAAGGAGGAAGCAAACAAGAAAGATTTCAGATCATGGAAAAAGTAG
- a CDS encoding alpha/beta hydrolase, whose translation MKHIYKAGSQPEAPTLLLLHGTGGTENDLVGLAEMIAPGAGILGVRGNVSENGMPRFFRRLAEGVFDEEDLIARTAELGSFVDAAAVEYGFDRGNVFALGYSNGANIAASLIFHQADVFKGAILHHPMVPLRGLELPDLKGLPVFIGAGENDPIVPKRETDELASLLSGAGADVHLHWERQGHQLTRTEAEAAAAWFKTQA comes from the coding sequence ATGAAACATATTTATAAAGCAGGTTCTCAGCCAGAGGCACCCACACTTTTGTTGCTGCACGGGACAGGTGGAACGGAGAATGATCTGGTAGGTCTGGCCGAGATGATCGCACCAGGAGCAGGTATTCTGGGGGTGCGTGGTAACGTCTCCGAGAATGGAATGCCCCGTTTCTTCCGTCGTTTGGCGGAAGGGGTGTTCGACGAAGAGGATCTCATTGCACGGACAGCGGAATTGGGTTCTTTTGTGGATGCCGCTGCTGTGGAGTATGGCTTTGATCGTGGCAATGTCTTTGCACTGGGCTATTCCAACGGAGCAAACATCGCGGCAAGTCTGATTTTCCATCAGGCTGACGTATTTAAAGGAGCGATCCTGCACCATCCGATGGTACCGCTTCGCGGTTTGGAATTGCCGGACCTGAAAGGACTGCCTGTATTTATCGGAGCAGGAGAGAACGATCCAATTGTGCCGAAACGGGAGACGGATGAATTAGCTTCTCTGCTAAGTGGAGCAGGTGCCGATGTACATCTGCACTGGGAGCGTCAGGGGCATCAACTGACTCGTACCGAGGCGGAAGCTGCTGCGGCTTGGTTTAAGACTCAGGCCTGA
- a CDS encoding IS3 family transposase gives MEKVAAYGDIQKLCHVFGVSRSGFYAYVKRKRIDRDAKAKKQVLQTYQRYEGKYGYRQLQLFLWQDQGIWMNHKKVLRLMQMLGIQARIRRKRRSSSSYAPAQRVAENLLKRDFSAEKPNQKWVTDITQYRVGERWIYLSAIKDLFNNEIVAYEMGERNDNDLVLRTFSKAFAKQKNVTGLVVHSDQGFQYTSHAYHDMLPKVGARISMSRRGNCYDNASMESFFSHLKTEGLYPYHIRTLTEAQSKIEKYIRFYNRKRPQRKLKKLTPVEYRRQFAA, from the coding sequence ATGGAAAAAGTAGCGGCATACGGTGATATCCAGAAACTATGCCATGTGTTTGGCGTGTCCCGGAGTGGGTTTTATGCCTATGTAAAACGTAAACGAATCGATCGCGATGCAAAGGCGAAGAAGCAGGTGCTTCAAACGTATCAACGATATGAAGGCAAATATGGTTATCGACAGCTCCAGTTGTTCCTTTGGCAAGATCAAGGGATTTGGATGAACCACAAAAAGGTGCTCCGCCTGATGCAAATGCTCGGTATTCAAGCCAGAATTCGTCGTAAACGACGCTCCAGCAGCTCGTATGCACCTGCGCAGCGTGTAGCAGAGAACCTGTTGAAGCGAGATTTCAGTGCAGAAAAACCGAATCAGAAATGGGTAACGGACATTACCCAGTATCGTGTGGGAGAGCGCTGGATATATCTTTCAGCCATAAAGGATCTGTTTAATAACGAGATTGTGGCTTACGAAATGGGCGAACGTAACGACAATGATCTCGTGCTCCGCACATTCAGCAAAGCGTTTGCGAAGCAAAAAAACGTGACCGGACTGGTCGTTCACAGCGACCAGGGGTTCCAGTACACGTCTCATGCTTACCACGACATGCTGCCAAAGGTTGGCGCCCGAATCAGCATGTCTCGCCGAGGGAATTGTTATGACAATGCCTCGATGGAGAGTTTCTTCTCGCATCTCAAAACGGAAGGACTCTATCCTTATCATATCCGAACGCTTACCGAAGCACAAAGCAAAATTGAAAAATATATCCGTTTTTACAACCGAAAACGGCCACAACGGAAACTAAAGAAACTGACGCCGGTAGAGTACCGACGCCAGTTTGCAGCCTAG
- a CDS encoding alpha/beta fold hydrolase, whose translation MKPNHRSHSFGSSAFIQTRDGRKLHYMSRGAGDLTVVFESGMGLSRSTWGLVAPAIAEHARAVVYDRAGAGRSEFDSAPRNLRRIAEDLDDLLTGLGPGPFILVGHSWGGPIVRAAAASNLSSIRGIVLVDPSDEHCELYFSKAAKINFALNRYLIPFMARTGIYKLLGRRPGSVQPDDVVRDHHAEDFTVHAARTMIAESKPFLEDLASLLVTPLDLGDLEVSIISGTKTGLGERKIRPAIIEAHRKTVSTLTNAKWIGADQSSHMVMFTDPQIIIDEIVRMVNDASSGARTEQK comes from the coding sequence ATGAAGCCTAATCATAGATCACATTCTTTTGGTTCAAGTGCATTTATTCAGACTCGCGATGGTCGCAAGTTACATTATATGTCCAGAGGAGCAGGGGATCTGACCGTTGTATTTGAGTCCGGTATGGGCCTCTCGCGATCGACGTGGGGGTTGGTAGCACCTGCAATTGCTGAACATGCGCGTGCCGTAGTATACGACAGGGCGGGTGCGGGACGAAGCGAATTCGATTCGGCTCCTCGCAATCTCCGCAGAATAGCAGAAGATCTTGACGATCTGCTGACTGGATTGGGGCCTGGTCCGTTTATATTGGTAGGGCACAGCTGGGGAGGACCCATTGTTCGTGCGGCAGCGGCCTCAAATTTGTCCAGTATCAGAGGCATTGTGCTGGTGGATCCATCAGACGAGCATTGTGAGCTCTATTTCTCCAAAGCCGCCAAAATAAATTTTGCCTTGAATCGTTATCTTATTCCATTCATGGCACGTACGGGGATATACAAGCTGCTAGGCAGGAGACCGGGAAGTGTGCAGCCTGATGATGTGGTCAGGGACCATCACGCGGAGGATTTCACTGTGCATGCTGCCAGGACCATGATTGCAGAATCGAAACCGTTTCTGGAAGACTTGGCGTCGCTGTTGGTTACTCCCCTCGATCTTGGTGATCTGGAAGTTAGCATCATCTCAGGTACGAAAACAGGCCTGGGAGAACGTAAAATAAGACCTGCTATTATCGAGGCACACCGCAAGACTGTGAGTACTTTAACAAATGCAAAATGGATCGGGGCCGATCAATCCAGCCATATGGTCATGTTTACAGACCCCCAGATTATTATTGATGAAATCGTGCGAATGGTAAATGATGCGAGCTCAGGCGCAAGAACAGAACAAAAGTGA
- the ilvA gene encoding threonine ammonia-lyase IlvA — MKPVEQEPTGTTNPGRASVGMEDIVRAHHVLREVIVRTPLQRDAVLSAKYNCNVYLKREDLQVVRSFKIRGAYNMIRSLTPAELEKGIVCASAGNHAQGVAFSCNALGIHGKIFMPSTTPNQKVKQVRRFGGSNVEVVLTGDTYDDAYEEAMRACNEQGMTFIHPFDQPKIIAGNGTVAMEIMESLDEKADYVFVTIGGGGLAAGVGTYMKTVSPETRIIGVEPLGAASMSEAMFRKQVVTLDDIDKFVDGAAVKRVGDLTFDICSGTLDDIVKVPEGKACTTILELYNENAIVVEPAGSLAVAALEQYREQIAGKTVVCVISGGNNDIDRMQEIKERSLIYEGLKYYFMVNFPQRAGALREFLVEVLGPNDDIARFEYTKKHDKENGPALVGIELMYKEDYQPLIERMNRKGLAYTELNKNLNLFNMLI; from the coding sequence ATGAAACCAGTGGAACAGGAACCAACGGGAACTACCAATCCCGGTCGTGCCAGTGTTGGCATGGAGGATATTGTGCGTGCACATCATGTGCTGCGAGAAGTCATTGTAAGAACGCCGCTGCAGCGGGATGCTGTATTGTCTGCCAAATATAATTGTAATGTGTATCTTAAACGGGAAGACCTGCAGGTGGTGCGTTCGTTCAAAATTCGTGGAGCATATAACATGATTCGCAGTCTGACGCCGGCTGAACTGGAGAAGGGCATTGTCTGTGCAAGCGCGGGCAACCATGCGCAGGGAGTTGCTTTTTCCTGTAACGCGCTGGGCATCCATGGCAAAATCTTCATGCCGAGCACAACGCCTAACCAGAAGGTGAAACAGGTACGTCGATTTGGCGGAAGTAATGTTGAAGTTGTGCTGACAGGTGATACGTATGACGATGCTTATGAAGAAGCTATGCGTGCGTGCAATGAACAGGGCATGACGTTTATCCATCCATTCGACCAGCCGAAGATCATCGCGGGTAATGGTACGGTGGCGATGGAAATCATGGAGAGTCTGGATGAAAAAGCGGATTATGTATTCGTCACCATTGGTGGCGGCGGTCTGGCTGCGGGTGTAGGAACTTACATGAAGACGGTTAGCCCGGAAACCCGCATCATTGGCGTTGAACCACTTGGCGCAGCTTCCATGAGTGAGGCGATGTTCCGCAAGCAGGTTGTCACGTTGGATGATATTGATAAATTCGTGGATGGAGCTGCGGTGAAACGCGTTGGTGACCTGACCTTCGACATCTGTAGTGGAACGCTGGATGACATTGTGAAGGTGCCTGAAGGCAAAGCCTGCACCACCATTTTGGAGCTATATAATGAAAACGCAATAGTTGTGGAGCCTGCTGGTTCTCTGGCGGTTGCTGCCCTGGAGCAGTATCGCGAACAGATCGCGGGCAAAACGGTGGTCTGTGTAATCAGCGGTGGCAACAATGATATCGATCGGATGCAGGAAATCAAGGAACGTTCGTTGATCTACGAAGGTCTGAAATATTATTTCATGGTCAATTTCCCACAGCGTGCGGGAGCTTTGCGTGAATTCCTTGTGGAAGTATTGGGACCCAATGATGACATTGCCCGTTTTGAATATACGAAGAAGCACGATAAGGAAAATGGACCTGCCTTGGTGGGCATCGAGTTGATGTACAAGGAAGATTACCAGCCGCTGATTGAACGTATGAATCGTAAAGGCCTCGCGTATACCGAGCTGAACAAAAATCTTAATCTGTTCAACATGTTAATCTGA
- a CDS encoding GNAT family N-acetyltransferase has translation MKSDRSESQPLLRPARKEDATQVIPLLYQAIDDIAYALAGEGDHEKAMQILQQFYLQEDNRISYRNVTVMEQDEQVAGILVAYDGGEADRLDQPILERPGRSTDEKYTLVKETRPGEYYLDTLSVSEAYQGQGIGKALMAAFEQRGQELGHSQVSLIVERDNGRALMLYERQGYTKDEVIVIAGHEYSHMVKPIL, from the coding sequence ATGAAGTCGGACCGTAGTGAGTCACAGCCTCTGTTGAGACCTGCTCGCAAGGAAGATGCCACACAAGTGATTCCTTTGCTCTATCAGGCTATTGATGATATTGCCTATGCTCTTGCTGGTGAAGGGGATCATGAGAAAGCGATGCAAATTTTGCAGCAATTCTATCTGCAGGAAGACAATCGAATCAGCTACCGTAACGTAACGGTTATGGAGCAGGATGAGCAAGTCGCAGGAATACTGGTGGCTTATGATGGAGGCGAGGCAGATCGTCTGGATCAGCCGATTCTGGAGCGACCTGGTCGGAGTACAGATGAGAAATATACGTTGGTCAAAGAAACCCGTCCCGGGGAGTATTATCTGGATACTCTATCCGTAAGTGAAGCGTATCAGGGACAAGGCATCGGCAAGGCATTGATGGCTGCTTTTGAGCAGCGAGGCCAAGAGCTTGGTCACTCACAGGTATCCCTCATTGTTGAACGTGACAATGGCCGTGCCTTGATGTTGTACGAACGCCAGGGTTATACCAAGGATGAAGTGATTGTCATTGCTGGACATGAGTACAGCCACATGGTCAAACCAATTCTGTAG
- a CDS encoding ring-cleaving dioxygenase: protein MMFRTSGIHHVTAFVDDAQKNVDFYAGVLALRLVKKTINFDAPDVYHLYYGNEDGAPGTIITFFPQQNARRGVIGSGQTGVTVYAIPVGSLPFWKERLTSFNIPFENKTRFGEQYIRFFDKGGLLLELVEREGGQPSQWAFNGVPSEHAIKGFGGAVLFSHVPDKTSDVLTTMLGLEQVGEEDGIIRLQASGDIGQLIDIQSTGIQRGIGGAGTVHHIAWRAKDYVEHEQMQQELQNAGYHPTPVIDRQYFNAVYFREPGGILFELATDPPGFARDEPQESMGEKLMLPEWYEPQREQIEQLLPPIQVREWKGDSKS, encoded by the coding sequence ATTATGTTCAGAACTTCAGGAATCCATCACGTTACGGCCTTTGTAGATGATGCACAGAAAAATGTTGATTTTTACGCAGGTGTATTGGCACTAAGATTGGTGAAAAAAACAATTAACTTCGATGCACCGGATGTGTACCATCTGTATTATGGCAATGAGGATGGGGCACCGGGTACGATTATCACCTTCTTCCCACAGCAGAATGCCAGAAGAGGTGTAATCGGATCCGGACAGACCGGGGTAACCGTATATGCGATTCCGGTGGGCAGTCTGCCATTCTGGAAAGAGCGTCTGACATCCTTCAATATTCCGTTTGAAAATAAAACAAGATTTGGAGAGCAGTACATTCGCTTCTTCGACAAAGGCGGTCTCTTGCTCGAATTGGTCGAGCGTGAAGGAGGTCAGCCAAGCCAGTGGGCATTTAACGGTGTACCGTCGGAACATGCCATCAAAGGTTTTGGTGGAGCTGTATTATTCAGCCATGTACCTGACAAAACATCGGATGTGCTGACAACAATGCTCGGTCTGGAGCAGGTAGGAGAAGAGGATGGAATCATTCGCCTGCAAGCGAGTGGTGATATTGGCCAACTGATCGACATTCAATCGACTGGAATTCAGCGAGGAATTGGCGGAGCAGGCACGGTTCACCATATCGCATGGCGTGCAAAAGATTATGTCGAGCATGAACAAATGCAGCAGGAGCTGCAAAATGCGGGATATCATCCAACTCCGGTCATTGACCGTCAGTACTTTAACGCTGTGTATTTCCGGGAACCGGGCGGTATTCTGTTTGAACTTGCGACAGATCCTCCAGGATTTGCACGGGATGAACCACAAGAGAGCATGGGTGAGAAACTGATGCTGCCTGAATGGTATGAACCACAGCGTGAGCAGATTGAACAGCTGCTGCCACCTATTCAAGTACGTGAATGGAAAGGAGATTCCAAATCATGA